CTGCATCGTCACGTCCAGGCCAATGGTCGGCTCGTCCAGAAACAGCACCTTGGGCCGGTGCAACAGCGCGGCTGCCAATTCGCATTTCATGCGTTCACCAAGCGAGAGCTTACGCACCTGCTTCCTCAGCAGCGGGCCCAAGTCGAGCAAATGATCGAGCTCCTTCAGTGTGGCTTCGTATTGTGCGCGCGGAATCTCGTAGATGGCCTGATTGATGAGGAAGGTCTCGATGGCCGGCAAGTCCCAGAGCAGTTGTTGCTTCTGACCCATCACCAGCGTGAATTGCTTGAGATAAGCCGCCTCGCGCTTGTGCGGCGTAAAGCCCAGCACCGTCGCGACGCCGCTGGTGGGATAGAGCAGGCCGGACAGCACCTTGAGCGTGGTGGTTTTGCCTGCGCCGTTCGGTCCGAGGAAGCCGACCATCTCGCCTGCTTCGATGTCGAAGGATACATCGTCCACGGCCCTGACCGTTCGGTATTTGCGCGCCACGAACGACCTTAGGCTCCCCACTAGCCCCGGCTCCTTCTCGTGAACCTGATAGTGCTTCGAGAGGTGTGCGACGTGAATCTGCGGCGGCATAGACAAAAAGAGATTGGAGATTAGGGATCAGAGATTTGTGCTCACGCCTTCAATCTCCAATTTTCCAATCTCCAATCTGTGGAGTGCCCCAAGAGAGACTCGAACTCCCGGCCTTTTGCTCCGCAAGCAAACGCTCTATCCAACCTGAGCTATTGGGGCATGTGCCCGTATTCTAGCAGATTTTGACT
The window above is part of the Candidatus Roseilinea sp. genome. Proteins encoded here:
- a CDS encoding ABC transporter, whose protein sequence is MPPQIHVAHLSKHYQVHEKEPGLVGSLRSFVARKYRTVRAVDDVSFDIEAGEMVGFLGPNGAGKTTTLKVLSGLLYPTSGVATVLGFTPHKREAAYLKQFTLVMGQKQQLLWDLPAIETFLINQAIYEIPRAQYEATLKELDHLLDLGPLLRKQVRKLSLGERMKCELAAALLHRPKVLFLDEPTIGLDVTMQVRIRDFIAEYNRRHGATVILTSHYMADVTALCDRIIVIDKGKVLYDGNFRALIERVAPYKILKLQFEQPVTCEQLAPFGIVEVCDGLTAVLHVPRDQAAETAARLLTQIEVDDINFEDPLVEDIIREVFAGKVAGLGTANEQALAAQLARSD